A stretch of the Sphingobacterium thalpophilum genome encodes the following:
- a CDS encoding TonB-dependent receptor domain-containing protein: MLKKIYTTALILFITITTLWAQSDSTKTLTVAGNCAMCKKRIETAAKLPGVASAVWNASNNQLLLTYDAEKVQLETIKKNIAAVGHDVDNLVASEEAYAKLHECCMYPRLIDGKSPEKQPATTESEHDHPHIITGVVVEENEKGELKPIVGANVHWANLPTRNTRSNENGVFKLEHKDGFDKLVVSYVGMRSDTITIKDPHEIVMITARGNVLMEVEVKGTRRSNYIDRMTPARLEVLTGKELFKAACCDLSESFETNASVDVISADAVTGSKQIQMLGLSGIYTQLTVENLPGPRGLASPLGLNSIAGTWIESIQIAKGVGSVANGYESMAGQINVELKKPQNSERLFFNAYANNMGRTDVNLNLSQKIGHHWSTSVLLHDNFMYNKSMNFSHNGFRDVPIGNLFSGVNRWLYENGKGLMVQFGIKYLNDDRTGGQIDFDKKKDKGTTNRYGLGFDIERVEGFAKIGYVFPGNKHRSVGLQLAGSNYNQKSYFGLNSYDSEQQNGYANLLFQDILGTVAHKYRVGVSVNYDNYDEWYLKDQNFKRKEVVSGAFAEYTFSPSEKFDAVLGLRQDYNSLYGWFTTPRVNLRYAPISGTTLRASSGRGQRTANIFAENTAVLASSRKLVIQSPDIHQKAYGLQPEVSWNTGLALDQSMRIFGREASASVEFFHNSFSNQVVVDYENPREINFYNLSGKSFSNSLQAEFRLMPAPHFETRLAYRLLDVQTDFESGRKTKPLLAKHRGFVNLAYNHHSGWSLDYTLNVVGPKRIPSTLDNPVEYQMPATSRTYATMNAQISKTFGKDKNFTVYIGGENLSNYFQKTPILAADQPFGNYFDTSMLWGPLTGRMFYTGIRYFIK; encoded by the coding sequence ATGTTAAAAAAAATATACACAACAGCACTAATCTTATTTATCACCATCACAACCCTTTGGGCACAGAGCGACAGTACAAAAACACTAACTGTGGCCGGCAACTGCGCCATGTGCAAAAAAAGAATTGAAACTGCAGCCAAACTGCCCGGCGTAGCTAGCGCAGTCTGGAATGCCAGCAACAATCAGCTGCTCTTAACCTACGATGCAGAGAAAGTGCAGCTGGAAACGATCAAAAAAAACATCGCTGCAGTCGGACATGACGTCGACAACCTAGTGGCAAGCGAAGAGGCTTATGCCAAGCTGCATGAATGCTGTATGTACCCACGACTGATCGACGGAAAATCACCTGAAAAACAACCTGCTACAACCGAATCAGAACATGACCACCCCCATATCATTACAGGTGTCGTGGTGGAAGAGAATGAAAAAGGTGAGCTCAAACCAATTGTAGGTGCTAACGTGCATTGGGCAAATTTACCGACAAGGAATACCAGAAGTAATGAAAACGGTGTGTTTAAGCTAGAGCACAAAGACGGTTTTGACAAACTGGTGGTTAGCTATGTGGGCATGCGGTCCGATACCATCACCATTAAAGACCCCCATGAGATTGTCATGATCACCGCCAGAGGCAATGTCCTGATGGAAGTCGAAGTTAAAGGGACACGCCGGTCAAACTATATCGACAGGATGACACCCGCCAGACTGGAAGTACTCACCGGCAAAGAACTATTCAAAGCAGCCTGCTGTGATCTGAGCGAAAGTTTTGAAACCAATGCTTCCGTGGACGTAATCAGTGCTGATGCCGTCACCGGCAGTAAACAGATCCAGATGCTAGGCCTCAGTGGAATCTATACCCAGCTGACTGTCGAAAACCTGCCAGGCCCCCGCGGCTTAGCCTCACCACTGGGCCTAAATTCCATCGCTGGCACCTGGATAGAATCCATTCAGATCGCCAAGGGGGTAGGCTCCGTCGCCAATGGCTATGAAAGCATGGCCGGTCAGATCAATGTCGAACTAAAAAAACCACAAAACTCAGAAAGGCTGTTCTTTAATGCCTATGCCAATAATATGGGGCGCACTGACGTAAATCTGAACCTTTCCCAAAAAATTGGGCACCATTGGTCCACATCGGTCTTATTACATGACAACTTTATGTATAATAAATCCATGAACTTTAGCCACAATGGCTTCAGGGATGTGCCCATCGGAAATTTATTTTCCGGGGTAAACCGTTGGTTATACGAAAACGGAAAGGGTCTTATGGTACAATTCGGCATTAAATACCTCAATGACGACCGTACCGGCGGACAAATAGATTTTGACAAGAAAAAGGATAAAGGCACGACCAATCGCTATGGACTCGGCTTTGACATCGAGCGTGTTGAAGGCTTTGCCAAAATTGGTTATGTATTTCCGGGGAATAAACATCGTAGCGTTGGCTTGCAACTGGCGGGATCCAACTATAATCAGAAAAGCTACTTTGGTCTGAACAGCTACGATTCTGAACAACAAAACGGTTATGCAAACCTCCTCTTTCAGGACATCCTCGGTACCGTCGCCCACAAATATCGGGTCGGTGTGTCCGTCAATTACGACAACTATGACGAATGGTATCTCAAGGACCAGAATTTTAAACGCAAAGAGGTGGTCTCGGGAGCATTTGCAGAATATACCTTTAGTCCTTCCGAAAAATTTGATGCCGTACTGGGGTTACGCCAGGACTATAATTCATTATATGGCTGGTTTACCACACCGCGGGTGAACCTGCGCTATGCACCTATATCCGGAACGACCTTACGCGCTAGTTCAGGAAGGGGACAGCGAACAGCAAATATCTTTGCAGAAAACACCGCTGTACTGGCAAGTAGCCGAAAACTGGTCATCCAGTCCCCTGATATTCATCAGAAAGCATATGGCCTGCAGCCTGAAGTATCATGGAATACCGGCCTAGCCCTGGACCAGAGCATGCGAATCTTCGGAAGAGAAGCCTCTGCTTCTGTCGAGTTTTTTCACAACAGCTTCTCCAATCAGGTTGTTGTAGATTACGAAAACCCAAGGGAGATCAATTTTTATAATCTAAGTGGCAAATCATTTTCCAACAGCTTACAAGCAGAGTTCCGTTTGATGCCCGCCCCACATTTTGAAACGCGTCTCGCTTATCGCCTCCTGGATGTGCAGACCGATTTCGAGAGCGGCAGAAAAACCAAACCACTGTTGGCCAAACATCGTGGCTTTGTCAACCTTGCGTACAATCACCACTCGGGCTGGAGCCTGGATTACACCTTGAATGTCGTTGGACCAAAACGTATACCTTCAACGCTAGACAACCCAGTAGAATACCAGATGCCAGCAACATCCAGAACCTATGCGACAATGAATGCGCAGATCAGTAAAACATTCGGCAAAGACAAGAACTTTACGGTCTATATTGGCGGTGAAAATCTATCCAACTATTTTCAGAAAACCCCAATCCTTGCTGCGGATCAGCCCTTTGGAAACTATTTTGACACCTCGATGCTGTGGGGCCCGCTAACAGGACGCATGTTTTATACAGGAATCCGTTATTTCATCAAATAG
- a CDS encoding Maf family protein produces MLANLKNVPVILGSQSPRRKQLLAGLGFPFEVEVRETDEYVDPALTPQEAVRHIALQKLKAFADRSDSLVICADTVVVSAAGEILGKPKSRDEAERTLWSLSADKHLVMTAVAIQWKGSVHSFVETTTVHFYPLDSEEISYYVSNFSPLDKAGSYGIQEWIGLIGIAKIEGEYNNVVGLPTAKLYQELKGLT; encoded by the coding sequence ATGTTAGCGAATTTAAAAAATGTGCCGGTTATTCTAGGCTCCCAATCGCCAAGGCGAAAACAGTTATTAGCAGGTTTGGGCTTTCCGTTTGAGGTCGAAGTGAGAGAAACAGATGAATATGTGGATCCTGCGCTTACGCCTCAAGAAGCTGTCCGTCACATTGCCTTGCAAAAATTGAAGGCTTTTGCGGACCGGTCGGACAGCCTGGTGATCTGCGCAGACACGGTTGTTGTTTCGGCTGCGGGGGAGATTCTGGGTAAGCCCAAAAGCAGGGACGAGGCCGAACGGACGCTGTGGAGTCTGTCCGCCGATAAGCATCTGGTCATGACGGCAGTGGCGATCCAATGGAAAGGTAGTGTCCATTCTTTTGTGGAGACGACAACAGTTCACTTCTATCCGCTGGATTCGGAAGAAATAAGCTACTATGTATCAAATTTTTCACCGTTGGACAAAGCGGGATCCTATGGTATCCAGGAATGGATCGGCTTGATCGGAATCGCGAAAATAGAGGGGGAATACAACAATGTGGTGGGCTTGCCAACAGCTAAGCTCTACCAGGAATTAAAAGGTTTAACATAG
- a CDS encoding KdsC family phosphatase produces MVLTEFKQIKGFVLDVDGVLTDGTVQVNESGEQLRTFNIKDGYAMQLAIKQGYPIFIITGGASRGVEHRLKGLGVREVHLKVADKLTRLRELADVYQLELSQLMYIGDDIPDFSCMRSVGLAVSPADAVEDIKKISHYVSALKGGKGVVRELIEKVLKLQGNWYEDEMIKSI; encoded by the coding sequence ATGGTATTGACAGAATTTAAACAGATAAAAGGGTTTGTACTGGATGTGGACGGTGTTTTGACGGATGGAACAGTGCAGGTAAACGAAAGCGGGGAGCAGTTGCGTACCTTTAATATCAAAGATGGTTACGCGATGCAGCTGGCCATTAAGCAAGGTTACCCTATTTTTATTATTACCGGCGGAGCTTCCCGTGGTGTTGAACATCGTTTAAAGGGCCTTGGCGTCCGTGAAGTTCATTTAAAGGTAGCTGACAAGCTGACGAGGTTGAGGGAGCTTGCAGATGTATATCAGTTAGAATTGAGTCAGCTGATGTATATCGGAGATGATATTCCGGACTTCAGTTGCATGCGTTCTGTGGGGCTTGCTGTCTCTCCGGCCGACGCTGTCGAGGACATTAAGAAAATTTCGCATTATGTATCGGCATTGAAAGGCGGGAAAGGCGTTGTGCGCGAGTTGATCGAGAAAGTTTTGAAGCTACAGGGCAACTGGTATGAGGATGAAATGATAAAGAGTATATAG
- a CDS encoding hybrid sensor histidine kinase/response regulator translates to MDQKNYKKQITIGVVISFSLIFISALCFFISLHHILDNERTIVRIAEERFALINRIRTNVDNVNDAKLNYCIKKNTALFTPYQQDLRRNDELLNAFDTDDGFYTFPAQQIALLRKEIRAFYDFEQDMYEIAHNEDLSKRISVQKTAIFNQIDILSKDLLAQRANLLEKSANSLQLAQNITYLFIAIGLSGFFFILAKISSISKVLRATVKSQKESNDQLRTLQDQTNSDNWILNAINHIDEQLRGDYTDKKIATISLEAIIRTTKALGGTVYVFDDNYQEYQLSHKVGISSSQQLKQTFKENDGILGDVACKNLVVKIKDIDHSHLLLETSLSSRIEAEIYIIPFTYEGHCVAVMEICCPIVGEKEEQLRLKFLDKVKDNVAVTLKVAQTHGKLAELYEELQQQTEELEAQQEELRTTNEELIHKTHLLEASEEELRVQQEELIQTNNELDEKAKLLFSQNEDLGKARLAVAQKIEEVELSSKYKSEFMANMSHELRTPLNSILILAKLLQDNKKQNLHEDQIKYASVIHSAGSDLLHLINELLDLAKIESGKVEIQNEPINTGDLISYIRDFFHDTAESKHIRFELQLEESTPQEFVSDEQRIQQVLKNLLSNAFKFTGENGTVSLKIAADKEHLYFTVSDTGIGIAPDKQELIFDAFKQEDGSTSRKYGGTGLGLSICREIANLLKGKITLHSKVGEGSTFVFALPLLLDTQNAVSTTVDKQSPITPVISPKIGEDNATYADAANKNNRLLIIEDDFIFADILKDYAIQNGYDVYLSYDGQDGLNKAQNLLPAAIILDIMLPKMDGWEVLRNLKKTTATKDIPVHMMSAGTFLHDEPISAGAISFMSKPVSEESLAETFQKIKASTSHPLKKILLVEDQEIQSDFIKQSLEEQHIQIFQAYDAQQALDLLSQEKIFDCIIMDLNLPDRPGIELLNEIKSNSQYKELPIIINTAMELSPEQTSEIVQHSQAMVLKSAKSNNRLIDEVNLFLNNIRSNKKAYSPSTPGSSVLAENNLANKTVLLADDDMRNIFALSTVFEGYEINVEIANNGQEALDILERNEHIDLVLMDIMMPVMDGYEAIENIRANKRFANLPIIAVTAKAMKGDREKTIAVGANDYISKPVDVDKLISLMRVWLS, encoded by the coding sequence ATGGATCAAAAAAACTATAAAAAGCAGATTACCATCGGAGTAGTGATTTCTTTTTCACTAATTTTTATTTCCGCGTTGTGCTTTTTTATCTCTCTGCATCATATATTGGATAATGAACGTACGATTGTCCGGATTGCCGAAGAGCGGTTTGCTCTTATTAACCGGATCAGAACAAACGTGGATAATGTCAATGACGCCAAACTTAACTATTGTATAAAAAAGAACACCGCGCTCTTTACTCCCTATCAGCAAGACCTTAGGCGTAATGATGAGCTGTTGAACGCATTTGACACCGACGATGGGTTTTATACATTCCCGGCGCAGCAGATAGCCTTACTCCGCAAGGAAATAAGGGCATTCTATGATTTTGAGCAAGATATGTACGAGATCGCGCACAATGAAGATCTTTCTAAGCGGATTAGTGTCCAAAAAACAGCCATTTTTAATCAGATTGATATACTCTCCAAAGATCTTCTCGCCCAAAGGGCTAATTTACTGGAGAAATCCGCCAACAGTCTTCAGCTTGCCCAGAACATTACTTACTTGTTTATTGCGATCGGATTAAGCGGATTTTTCTTTATTTTGGCCAAGATCTCTTCCATTTCCAAAGTACTAAGGGCGACCGTTAAAAGTCAGAAGGAATCCAATGATCAACTGCGCACACTGCAGGATCAGACCAATAGCGACAACTGGATCCTGAATGCCATCAACCATATCGACGAGCAGCTACGTGGCGATTATACAGACAAAAAAATTGCGACAATCAGCTTGGAAGCTATTATCCGTACGACCAAGGCGCTAGGTGGTACCGTCTATGTATTTGATGACAATTATCAGGAATACCAGCTATCGCACAAAGTCGGTATTTCATCTTCGCAGCAGCTCAAACAGACCTTCAAGGAAAACGATGGCATCTTAGGTGATGTGGCCTGCAAAAACCTGGTCGTAAAAATCAAAGACATCGACCATAGCCATCTGCTTCTGGAAACTTCTTTGTCCAGCAGAATCGAGGCCGAAATCTATATCATCCCTTTTACTTATGAAGGTCATTGTGTCGCAGTGATGGAAATCTGCTGTCCGATCGTTGGCGAAAAAGAGGAACAGCTTCGGCTCAAATTCCTGGATAAGGTGAAAGACAATGTTGCGGTCACTCTAAAAGTAGCTCAGACTCATGGCAAGCTTGCCGAACTTTACGAAGAACTTCAGCAGCAGACAGAAGAGCTTGAAGCGCAGCAAGAAGAGTTAAGGACAACCAATGAGGAGCTGATCCATAAAACCCATCTGCTGGAAGCCTCGGAGGAGGAATTGCGGGTACAACAGGAAGAGCTTATCCAGACAAACAATGAGCTGGATGAGAAGGCCAAACTGCTATTTTCTCAAAATGAAGATCTGGGAAAGGCACGGCTGGCTGTCGCCCAAAAGATCGAAGAAGTAGAACTATCCAGCAAATACAAATCGGAATTTATGGCCAATATGAGCCATGAACTGCGGACTCCCCTCAATAGTATCCTTATTCTGGCCAAACTGCTGCAGGACAATAAAAAGCAAAATTTACATGAGGATCAGATTAAATACGCATCTGTCATCCATAGCGCCGGTTCTGACTTGCTTCACCTCATTAATGAACTGCTGGATTTAGCCAAAATAGAATCCGGAAAAGTTGAAATACAGAACGAACCCATCAACACCGGTGATCTGATCAGCTATATCCGGGACTTTTTTCACGACACTGCCGAATCGAAACATATCCGGTTCGAATTACAGCTCGAGGAAAGTACACCGCAAGAATTCGTCAGTGACGAACAACGTATACAGCAAGTGCTCAAGAATCTCCTGTCAAATGCGTTCAAATTTACGGGCGAGAACGGTACCGTATCGCTCAAGATAGCAGCTGACAAAGAACATCTTTATTTTACGGTTAGCGACACCGGAATTGGTATAGCTCCGGACAAACAGGAACTGATCTTTGATGCCTTTAAACAAGAAGATGGCTCTACAAGCCGCAAATATGGTGGCACAGGGCTCGGCCTGTCGATATGCCGCGAAATAGCAAATCTTCTGAAGGGCAAAATTACACTCCACAGCAAAGTGGGCGAAGGAAGTACCTTTGTCTTTGCCCTTCCATTACTTTTGGATACCCAAAACGCTGTATCCACCACAGTGGACAAGCAATCGCCCATTACTCCTGTAATATCCCCAAAAATTGGGGAAGACAACGCCACTTACGCTGATGCTGCAAACAAAAACAACAGATTGCTGATCATTGAAGATGATTTCATCTTTGCGGACATCTTAAAAGATTATGCCATTCAGAACGGCTATGATGTCTACCTCAGCTACGATGGACAAGATGGGCTCAACAAAGCCCAGAACCTTCTGCCTGCAGCAATCATTCTGGATATCATGCTGCCTAAAATGGATGGCTGGGAAGTGTTGCGCAATCTGAAGAAGACTACGGCAACCAAGGATATTCCCGTTCACATGATGTCAGCGGGGACCTTCCTCCATGATGAACCTATATCCGCCGGTGCCATCAGTTTTATGTCTAAACCAGTATCGGAAGAGTCCCTGGCCGAGACCTTCCAGAAGATCAAAGCCTCCACTAGTCATCCCCTGAAAAAAATCCTCTTGGTGGAAGACCAGGAAATTCAAAGTGATTTTATAAAACAATCCCTTGAGGAGCAGCATATACAGATATTTCAGGCTTATGACGCCCAGCAGGCGCTGGATCTTCTGTCTCAGGAAAAGATATTTGACTGCATCATTATGGATCTTAATTTGCCTGACAGGCCAGGGATCGAACTGCTCAACGAAATCAAGTCCAATAGCCAGTACAAGGAGCTGCCGATCATTATTAATACAGCGATGGAGCTAAGTCCCGAACAGACTTCAGAAATTGTGCAGCATAGCCAGGCTATGGTGTTAAAATCAGCTAAGTCCAACAACCGCTTAATAGACGAAGTGAATTTATTTTTAAATAACATCCGGAGCAACAAAAAAGCATACAGTCCATCTACCCCCGGCTCATCGGTGCTGGCCGAAAATAATCTGGCGAACAAGACAGTGTTGCTGGCAGATGACGATATGCGTAATATCTTTGCGTTGAGCACCGTATTTGAAGGATATGAAATCAATGTTGAGATCGCAAATAATGGACAGGAAGCACTCGATATCCTGGAGCGAAACGAACACATAGACCTCGTCTTAATGGATATTATGATGCCGGTTATGGACGGTTATGAAGCAATTGAAAACATACGGGCCAACAAGCGCTTCGCAAACCTGCCGATCATAGCGGTAACCGCCAAAGCTATGAAAGGCGACCGGGAAAAGACCATAGCTGTCGGCGCTAACGACTACATCAGCAAACCCGTCGATGTAGATAAACTGATTTCTTTAATGCGTGTATGGTTGAGTTAA
- a CDS encoding CheR family methyltransferase, with translation MLTFEELEEIIDVLKNLHGFDVSGYTRSSLKRRVARIMELNKLNLLELKSNLINKPGYSTYFLQEITVNVTEMFRDPEFYKALKAEVFPYLATYPHIKLWSAGCSTGEEVYSLAILLKEAGLYERAFIYGTDINSKVLDKAKRGIYSLAKVKEYSENFIKTEPKSSLSDYYTAMYNAATIHNSLKKNILFSQHSLVSDGVFNEFQVVSCRNVLIYFDTELQSKVLDLFYHSLCHLGFLCLGSKESLINYKNAAKFKVVNKKYNIYQKIG, from the coding sequence ATGTTAACATTCGAAGAGCTGGAGGAAATAATTGATGTGCTCAAAAACCTTCATGGTTTTGATGTGTCAGGCTATACACGGTCCTCGCTCAAAAGACGAGTAGCCAGAATAATGGAACTCAATAAGCTGAATCTGCTGGAATTAAAATCCAACTTGATCAATAAACCGGGATATAGCACCTACTTCTTACAGGAAATTACCGTCAATGTCACGGAGATGTTCAGGGATCCCGAGTTCTATAAAGCCTTAAAAGCAGAGGTGTTTCCCTACCTGGCTACATACCCGCATATTAAGCTCTGGAGTGCCGGATGCTCAACAGGCGAAGAAGTCTATTCCCTGGCCATTCTATTGAAGGAAGCGGGCTTGTACGAACGCGCATTTATTTACGGAACGGATATCAATTCGAAAGTGCTGGATAAAGCCAAAAGGGGTATCTACTCCCTGGCAAAAGTAAAAGAGTACTCAGAAAATTTTATTAAAACAGAACCAAAAAGCTCCCTCTCGGATTATTATACCGCCATGTACAATGCAGCGACTATTCATAACAGTCTAAAAAAAAATATACTTTTTTCACAGCATAGCCTCGTATCAGACGGTGTATTCAATGAGTTTCAGGTCGTCAGCTGCCGGAACGTACTGATTTATTTCGATACTGAACTTCAATCAAAAGTCCTGGATCTGTTTTACCATTCTCTCTGTCATCTCGGTTTTCTATGCCTTGGATCGAAAGAGTCATTAATCAACTACAAAAATGCGGCTAAATTTAAAGTTGTGAATAAAAAATACAACATTTACCAAAAAATCGGTTAG
- a CDS encoding chemotaxis protein CheB: MERKILLLAGSAGGFSVILNILKALERPIQVPVVVIVHRNPKYASSIEETLSKALVQRIKTADDKESIEDGTIYFAPAGYHLLIEPDYSFSLDISEPVQYSRPSIDVTFESAAEIYKENCTAILFSGANQDGAAGLLVIKQYGGTTYVQDPDTAEVPMMPEAAIQLHAHDKILSIEAIKNYIEQFT; the protein is encoded by the coding sequence ATGGAACGGAAAATTCTCTTATTGGCAGGATCTGCAGGCGGTTTTAGCGTTATCTTAAATATTCTAAAAGCTTTGGAACGACCTATACAGGTCCCTGTAGTCGTCATCGTACACCGCAATCCTAAATATGCTTCAAGCATTGAGGAGACGTTGTCGAAAGCCTTGGTACAACGCATAAAAACAGCGGATGACAAGGAGAGCATTGAAGATGGAACGATCTATTTTGCACCTGCTGGATACCACCTGCTCATTGAGCCTGATTATAGCTTTTCGTTGGACATCTCCGAACCGGTCCAATATTCCAGACCATCGATTGATGTGACATTTGAATCCGCTGCCGAAATATATAAAGAGAACTGCACCGCAATTTTGTTCTCAGGGGCCAATCAGGACGGCGCGGCAGGGCTATTAGTGATCAAACAATATGGCGGCACAACCTATGTGCAGGATCCGGATACAGCAGAAGTCCCCATGATGCCCGAGGCAGCTATACAGCTCCATGCGCACGATAAAATCCTGAGTATAGAAGCCATAAAAAACTACATTGAGCAATTCACCTAA
- a CDS encoding response regulator — translation MKKIKILIVDDKIENIISLTALLEDIEYVNIISSTDPNEALKICWKEQIDLALVDVQMPEINGFEFVSFLKKNPKTNHIIPIMVTAISKEDKYLIQGLNSGAVDYLYKPLNPEATVAKVKSFVRQLLIQQEIKAKNIELEESKQAILKAKEEAELARKSKETFLANMSHEIRTPINGIMGITQMLKNSQLTAEQENWINKLDSASQNLLNIINDILDLSKVDSGMMKLNMESTSVHDITDDLNNLFIDKAIFKGLHFSIDIDERINSYFLTDPLRLKQILSNFISNSFKFTSTGSVALKISLLDETKQQISLQFQVIDTGIGIAEEALEKIFIAFEQGEDSITKKFGGTGLGLAIVKRIAALLNGKVFASSTYGSGSTFSFECTFDKIEDKPLEKETQVLYTELPKFNSPVILIAEDNELNSFMLANILKSWNCEIVLATNGQIALEEINQRAIDLVFMDAHMPLMSGFEAIKEIRKHSSPSIANMPIISISASVLQAEQQEALDAGANEVVGKPFDPIKLHKTIDTLLSKLK, via the coding sequence ATGAAGAAGATTAAGATATTGATCGTCGATGATAAAATCGAAAATATCATCAGTCTCACAGCTTTGCTGGAAGATATCGAATATGTAAATATAATTAGCAGCACCGATCCCAACGAAGCCTTGAAAATATGCTGGAAAGAACAGATCGATCTGGCACTGGTTGATGTACAGATGCCCGAAATCAATGGTTTCGAATTCGTGTCCTTTCTTAAGAAAAACCCCAAGACGAACCACATTATCCCTATCATGGTCACCGCCATCTCTAAGGAGGACAAATACCTGATCCAGGGGCTCAACAGTGGTGCTGTAGACTATCTCTATAAACCGCTGAATCCCGAAGCGACCGTCGCAAAAGTCAAATCTTTTGTGCGGCAACTGCTCATACAACAGGAAATTAAAGCGAAAAATATAGAACTGGAAGAATCCAAACAAGCTATCCTGAAGGCAAAAGAAGAGGCTGAACTGGCCAGAAAATCAAAAGAGACCTTCCTGGCCAACATGAGCCATGAGATCCGCACGCCGATCAACGGTATCATGGGGATCACACAAATGTTGAAAAATTCACAGCTCACAGCCGAACAGGAAAACTGGATCAATAAGCTTGATTCAGCATCTCAGAACTTATTGAATATTATCAATGACATTCTGGACCTCTCCAAGGTCGATTCTGGCATGATGAAGCTCAATATGGAATCTACATCGGTGCACGATATTACCGATGACCTCAACAACCTGTTTATAGATAAGGCAATTTTTAAAGGTTTACATTTTTCCATTGACATAGATGAACGGATCAACAGCTATTTTTTGACAGATCCTCTTCGGCTGAAGCAAATTCTATCCAATTTTATATCCAACAGCTTTAAATTTACCTCTACAGGTTCCGTAGCGCTAAAAATCAGCCTGCTCGATGAAACCAAACAGCAGATCAGCCTGCAGTTTCAGGTCATTGATACTGGTATAGGGATCGCAGAAGAGGCTTTGGAAAAAATATTTATTGCCTTTGAACAAGGTGAAGATAGCATCACCAAAAAATTTGGTGGCACAGGACTCGGGCTGGCTATTGTCAAGCGCATCGCAGCCCTGTTGAACGGCAAAGTATTTGCATCCAGCACATACGGCAGTGGAAGCACATTTTCCTTTGAATGTACTTTTGATAAAATAGAAGATAAACCCCTAGAAAAAGAAACCCAAGTGCTTTATACGGAATTACCTAAATTTAATTCACCTGTCATTCTGATCGCGGAAGACAACGAATTGAATAGTTTTATGTTAGCCAACATCCTGAAGAGCTGGAACTGCGAAATCGTACTGGCAACGAATGGGCAGATTGCGCTCGAGGAAATCAACCAACGTGCCATAGACCTGGTCTTTATGGATGCCCATATGCCTCTGATGAGTGGCTTTGAGGCCATCAAAGAAATCCGTAAACACAGCAGTCCTTCGATCGCAAACATGCCTATTATCTCTATTTCTGCTTCGGTATTACAGGCCGAACAACAAGAAGCCTTAGATGCTGGTGCTAACGAAGTTGTAGGAAAACCTTTCGATCCCATCAAATTACACAAAACAATTGATACTTTATTGTCAAAATTGAAATGA
- a CDS encoding plastocyanin/azurin family copper-binding protein yields MKKFFVIPAVAVALSIASCGGNAEKSDKSTSTETTTSTENQAAETVPGIENVAISNSLSLEGNDQMKFDKDLFRVKAGEPVELTFKNAGTMPKESMGHNVVILKPGVDLPTFGAEAAAAAADEYIPKSALSSIVSHTKLLGPGETDKITFTLEKGVYPFICSFPGHYGVMQGKIVAE; encoded by the coding sequence ATGAAAAAATTTTTTGTGATACCAGCGGTTGCAGTTGCTTTGTCGATTGCATCATGTGGCGGAAACGCAGAGAAATCTGACAAGTCAACAAGTACAGAAACAACAACTTCAACAGAAAACCAAGCAGCAGAGACTGTTCCCGGAATTGAAAATGTTGCTATTTCGAACAGCTTGTCTTTAGAAGGTAATGACCAAATGAAGTTCGATAAGGATCTATTCCGTGTGAAAGCTGGCGAACCAGTGGAGTTAACCTTCAAAAATGCGGGAACCATGCCAAAAGAATCCATGGGACATAATGTAGTTATTCTGAAGCCCGGTGTTGACCTACCCACTTTCGGAGCAGAGGCAGCTGCGGCAGCAGCGGACGAATATATCCCTAAATCAGCTTTATCTTCGATAGTTTCCCATACCAAATTGTTAGGTCCCGGCGAAACGGATAAAATCACATTCACCCTCGAAAAAGGGGTCTATCCTTTTATCTGTAGTTTCCCTGGTCACTACGGTGTGATGCAAGGAAAAATCGTCGCAGAATAA